In the Arachis ipaensis cultivar K30076 chromosome B04, Araip1.1, whole genome shotgun sequence genome, attgtgTTCTATCTCGAAAACTGAATACAGCTTATATATAGCATAGTTCTACTGACAAATATATAGCATTTAAAGAAAAAATTGTTGAGAAATATATAGTTGGAATTTGGAAATGTGTATGTGGAGGTTTTTTTTATAGACATTGGATAAGTTTTTGGTCATGGAATTGGGTATTTGATCTGGGGCACAACGCAAAACAGTGTAGCCCAATAGAGGCCCATATATGATAAGCCCATTAAAGAAATAATGATGCGAGAAAGCCCGGCCcaataaaacataacagaaaGAATTTTCCACGTGTATCCTCCTTCCCGAATCGTCAAGGCTCGAATCGAGTGCGATCGAAACTGAGGCTGAAACGGCAACCAACCGttataaacgacgtcgttttgagaAAGTCGAACGTAGCAATGGCGTGGGTTGTGGCAAAGCGAgcagctgctgcttcttcttcttcagcgaTGAAATCAGTTTCTGCTGCGGCGGCTATTTGGATGAGGTCGTACGCCAAGGTTGCGTTGGGGACAGACATAGTCTCCGCCGCACCGAACGTTTCTCTCCAGAAAGCTCGCACCTGGGACGAAGGTGTCTCTTCCAAATTCTCCACCACTCCTCTCAATCACATCTTCAAGGTCGAAAATTCTAACTTTCATTTTGCTGTTTTCCTCCATTTTCAAACGTCTAATCTGGTCCTTAATGTCATTATTGATTTAAGGGTAATATTTATTTCAATGTTAGGGTTTTGAAGGACTAATTTGAGTATTTTAATCTTGTTTTTTTGGTTAATTGACAAATTTGCGTTTCTTGATGTTGCAGGATAAGAAAGTTGTCATCTTCGGGCTCCCAGTAAGTTAAAttggcaaatttttttttttttaataagtttAATGTAATTTTGAAATTAATGTGGTTCTTTTGCTTTGTGTTTGATTcaagatagtgttattgatgTTTTGGCTGCTATCTGTCTCAGGGTGCATACACAGGTGTTTGTTCAAACAAACATGTTCCTGGGTACAAGGAAAATATTGATAAGTTTAAGGCCAAGGGGATTGATTCTGTTATTTGTGTGGCTGTTAATGATCCATATACTTTGAATGCTTGGGCAGAGAAGCTTCAAGCCAATAATGCTGTAAGTCCTCCCTATCTTGCCTTAGAGATCATCCGCATCTGCATTGTTGATGAGTTTTTACTCAGAGAGAACAGATTGAAAATGGAGAATGTGAAAAGGTTATTAAAATTGGACTAAAATATAAGCTATATGGTAAGAAAATGGCAACGAACTACGATAACGTCCTAACTGATGCTCGTTAACATCTTGTAACAAACCAGCAAACTTCCATATACTCTTTACAGTATTCTACATTTTACATATCCTTGTTATTTTTGGCATTGCTTATGAGTGATCCATATTTTGGTTTAAAATTCAACTGTCCAGATTGAGTTTTATGGAGACTTCGATGGGAGCTTCCACAAAAGCTTGGATTTAGTTACTGATCTCTCTAGTGCTTTGCTTGGAACTCGATCCAAGAGGTATGTTATGTGCATCCTCCTTGAACTAAGATTGAACTTGTTCACATGAGAATTTGTTTGGTTTTGATGTTGGCAAGAGCTTGTTAAATTGGTTGGATGGATACTCCCCGAGAGCATTTGGTTTCTACACAACAGACATATCTATGATATCTCTATTATTGATTTCAATATCTGAAAATTGTAGCTTTGGTTTGTGTTTAGGTGGTCAGCATACGTGGTAGATGGAAAAGTGAAGGCTCTTAATGTTGAAGAAGCTCCATCCGATGTCAAGGTTTCTGGCGCAGACACCATTTTGGGACAGATTTGAAGATCATGTTTATTTGGATAGTTATGTAATGTAACGAGTTCTCAATAAAAATGCACCTTTGTGCTTCTAGTTGATTGAACTGGGAGTTCGCTTGTTTTTTAGTTTTGATTATTGACTAGCTTTTTAGCTGTCACTTCACACTAATCTAGTGATCCCCTTTTCTAAGATGCATGCTGTGTTACACATGCAAAGATTTTTCTCGTATCTAATGTATGTGTTGAGTACTCTCATTATCTTCTTAATTATCATCttaattcttttaaaataaaagttaaaTTCATATATCATTTTTATGTGATGCGATGATATTCCTAGACACTATCCAGGCTTCTCCAGGCACTTGGTCCATGAACACAACAGGAATTGATAGATTACTCTTTCGAGAAAAATTGACCAAGGCTTTGATTTTTATGGTTAAATTAAGAATTTAGTATTTTCGTTAATCCTCATGTTAAATATAGTATAATATTTGACATAGAGGGATAATTCAAACACTGCATTTAgtacaaaaacaacaacaaaaccttGTTTTTACCAAGTAGGGAGAAATAAAATCGGAAGTCTAAGCTCATTTGCAACAGAAACAGAACATATCATGTGATGGGTGACACATAATGTGCAAGGGCTTTGTCCAGTGAGAATAGGAATAATCTGCAGATTAGAGAACCGCCAAATTATTTCACTGAAATAAACCCAAGTACCAAAAGGGTCAATTCAATGAATTCATGTTACAATCTTCCGCTGGATCTATAAACTGATCTTACATAACATACAATTTTTGCAAGGTTTCTTTTGAGTCACTAGAACATTGATTTTTGATAACAATGCAGGACGCAGACCAAAAGGTACATTGGCATCAAACACGTCTCTTGCACTTCTCCATTGGACAAGCGAATCAGGTTGCTATGTCCTCACAGCAGCATCTTTTCCACTCTGAATAGAGTAAACACATTCAAAGCATTAGGCCACTTCTCAAGCAAATACATTGCATTCATTATTTAAAAAATGCCGTTGTCGGCTTGTCGccctgttctttttttttttcaaggcaaCAATAAACGTGAAGCTTATCAAGGTTTATTATTCTTTTATCCTGTGGTTACTAAAACCTCATAAAATTGAATCTAGGCAACAGTTAACTACTTTTAATCAACTAACTTGGGAAGCATAAATAAGGAGGTTTGACAGGTGGAATAACCTGAACACAATGATGAATTTCCACCCGACCAGCAACCACTCGACCAACAACCATGCCAGGTACTGAAGGAGCATCTGAGCTAACATTCTGAACCACATTTTCAGTGTATATGCTAGGAGAACGCCCAGTGTCAATGTCATCCTCATCGACTGACTTTCCTTTTACAGGGGATCCCGAACTTCCCCCAGTGCCAACAGGAGTGGGAGGAAAATTAGATCGCTTTGAGGAAAGATCAAGGCGTTCAATCATCCGTGCAACACCAGCAATTCCTGCATTCATCTCACGCTGAACACCTTTACTCAGCTCTTTTACTGAGGCATTATGAGCAATTAACTTCTCTTTAAGGCCACGAGTACTTTTGGTTATTGATTCCTTATACCTGGGGGAATATTTCAGACATATTAGGACTATATCGTAATAGCTTGGGGGCACTCAAATCCACTTGGGGAAAGGGTTTACCTGGCTGAAGCAGCAGAAAATTTGGATCTGAAGGACTCAGGGATAGAGAACATCTCAGGGGTATTTAGTCTCCTTCCACTCTCGGATGGTGACTGGGTATACAGAACTCTGAACATGACCCACAAAGTAGTAAACACACTAAAATCAGTTAAGTGAAAACTCTAGGAAAAAGCTTCCAATAAATAAAAGATGCCACAACTCTACAGGTACCTGGGTTTGAAAGGAACATCATTCTCAGCAGTAGTAATTCCTGCAACTTCACCAACAACTGGGGGAAAAGCAGATGTTGGAGGTTGAATGTGAACAGTAGACGGTACACCAGAAGTTGGTGAACTACTGCCGGTGGGTGAAATGGTGAGTATTGGTCGCACAGCAGGCACATGCACAGGAGGATTGGAAACAAACACCTCTGATGGACCTGCACTAGAAGATCTTTGCCTTTCCCGTCTATGGAGAAAACGAGATCTGCTTGAAGCAGCAACTAGGTGTTGCATAATTTGATCATCAATATCAGACTCATCTGAGTAAGAATCGCCCTGCAACAAAATAATTTTCTAAGCATGGATATCATCACATCAATGAAATGTAACTTCTATCAAGGCAACACGGGTAAAAAGTGGGAAAAAATGAAACAGCAAACAGTCCATTAACACTATCGGTTCTTGGACAAGTCTCACTTACATAGTCATAATTGAGCTGCTCATGGGGAATATGGGAACTAGTTAATGAAGATGGATATATGTTTCTTGACCTTGAACATTTTTCAGCCTCCACTGCAGCTAGAAGCTCTTGGCTACAAAAACAAAGGTATTTGATGAAAATTACTAACTAAAAATGACATGTATTGAGGAAGAAGGAGATAGTGACAGTGTTGGAAGAGGAAAAACATTACCTAGAAGGATCAATGAAAGAAAGCAGCTGCAAACATATTGGACATTCTCTGCTTCTCTCTGACCTGAAGAAAACAGGAATTACATCAGAAGCTACCAATAATAACCCATACCATCATCCATTTTGTAAAAAGATAGAATCAACTCTCCTAAATGATCCCACGGGATCAAATTGACACCAAGTGGCCTTACCATTCAAGAATACAGTGCAGATGATATTCGTGTTTGCAAGAGGTGATCTGGAAATGAAAAGGAAAATTCAATATTCTGTTAAACATTTAAGTTTAGACGTTAAGATCAACGCTAGCCAATTTCCCTTATGATTACCTAAGGTTGCAACTCATCCACACAAAGCATAATTAAACACATCCAAATAGATAGAAATCTCATCGATGAAGAAATGATTAGTATTCAGCAATCCCAATCCTCAAATACCCTTTGAGATTAAAAAGTTATATGATTTTAGTTCCGGTTGCTTGAATGATTCAATGTATCATTCCTTATAATGCTGAAGTATAGAAAGTCCTCAAACAAAAACAGATCTCCAAAATgcaaattattttatttacttagaaaaaaaagagtaaattaCCAACCATGTTGAGTCAAAGCAATAAGACTCAAAGTTTGAACCCATCAACTGAGGTGAATACATATCAAGTTCGAAAGCACATCAATATCCAAAAGGTTAGGAACTCATCAGACACACACAAACATGAAATCCTCAAGCCAAAAATGAAACCTTCAAACAATTCACGCTCAACAGGAGACAGAAGCAACAAGCAAATGGGGAGGCCATCAGTTATCAAAGTTGGAAACTTTTTCAGAAACCCAAATGCAAATCAGGAAAACAGACAAGAGTGGTGGATCATACAGTAGATGGGTCATTGATGCCAAATGGCTCCAAACAAATGCTGCAGAAGTCCTCGGAATAGTCGTCGAAAGCTGCACCTGCAATGTGCGATGATGAAGGAGGAGaagttgaagatgaagaagaagaccaAGACAAGGTGAAGTTTTCCATGGTTAGCTCCACAATGTGATGGAGAAGACTCTGGTGAAGAACCCTAAaactgaagagagagaaagagagagagtgtgtgaagGGTTAAAGAAAAGAATTAAAGGGAAAGGAAGCGGAAAATGAAGGGAAAATCCGATTCAGACGCTTTTGATTTTGATGGAATCAACGTAATACCTAATCTACTTCTTACCACTACAGATTAGAATAAGAATAATTTTACTATGatactctttattctcttttatctcaaaatctgaaagaTAATATTCTCTCTTAACAAGCAGGTCCGGAGGTGGGTTGGTATTGGAGTGGGTCTGCTAccaaagtctatgactcacgcaatagttacttgtggttgtgtaagcagctgtttggttgggaggagagggagaattggctttggctttggcgtcagcttATTCCAAAGAAGCATAAatttttggcttggttgtgtctgTCTGACAAAGGTTGGATATTccttgtcatcctttggatttgaagaactggttcttgtatcatagcagagagcatccgttcaagttcttttcgggactttggtggatatggcgagaAAGGAATAACGACATCTTTAATCCTCATGAAACTTGACCTCCGGAAAAAGTtatttgtctggcattaacttcagaaaaggagcttagaaatatttttgaattacaacgtatgtcccttccctctactctaaatggtttttggaatcccccatccattggtacttttaagattaattgtgatgctagttattttggttcgggtgatagtgttggttttgcttgtgttattagagattgtaatgggagctggcaaagggggtgtttgggaatgattgagagtaatagtattcttcaaagagaattgtttgctatttggagaggatatctcttagcttgggatgtgggtcaacgagatgttatttgtgagacggattgtgtggaagcatttaatcttgttactcaagatggttttgggtttattgatccactggtgctcaaaataagagatatcatgcattggaattggcgtgttgactttgtttgattatgagagatgcaaacacggtggcagatactatggcaaagatggcgatgaagttacaactttcgcatgtggagcttctttcaccttgggaggagtttaagagtagtcttaaacgggactgtccctctatttaagcagttccttattttgtttcttttgtttttctttgtttaatttatttcagtcacaaaaaaaaaagttgttaaataataataataataataataataataataatatcttagTTAATTAAgttgttaaataataataataataataataataataagcagCTTGATTTCTGGATTTCTTTTTACCCTTTTCTGCTTAACATTATGTGCTACAAACCTACCTACGACTACGATACGAATACGATTGCCTTCTATTTTGTACTACTACGATTTGTTTTCTGTAGTTGTCTTCTCCTTTTATTGCTTCTCGTATCCATCGCTATTTTCAATTATCAGtcattaaaaaaagatatgattgatctAAGAAGCTGTAGTGCTGTACGGCACAATGGAGTGGGTGCACATACTAACTCATACGTGTCGGTGACAAAGGCTGAGATCTTATGATTTAGAAGGTCTGAgaattcttttttctatttttagatTTTAAATCTAGAGAACCaagaaaatttattattttgaccAACTACATTATaagaaatataaagtatttttattGGTAAACTATTTTTATGAATATTTATTATTCACccacaaattatttttttctgcTATACGTTATTATAAAAAATTCTGTATTAATAAATGAGTGTTTCTAAAGCTGGCCGGTCATACTGATTCCAAAAGtgtagtttatttatttatcttgtcCATTCATGTCACAATCAAAAAGGTCAAACAAACAAATGGTGGGTGAAGTAGTCTATATCATGAACCCATCTTTAATTACTGAGTTTTTCGATACTATGGTTATTCCAGAACGGATGTAGAAACCTTCTGAAGATCTATCAGCCTCTTGTACCCCCTGCATTTAGTTCGTGCAAATCCAAGTTTAGTACGTACTTATATTTTCACAATATAATGTAAAATCATTATCTCACATTACAACATATCATGTCATTGTGTTCCATGCTGATATTTCAATGCCTAAAGTCTACTTAGGTGCCTATTGATAAACAACTTTGTTTCTGTCTTCACAAATCTTGTAGAAAGATAAGTATCTACATGTGCAGTGAGGAATGAGTAATGTAAAAGTGTTGGTGAAAATTTTATGGTCGGTAACAGAGAATTTGAAGATTGTTGTGTGCATAAACTTATGAGAATATATCACTATCGCCATTGCCAATAAAGAAAGTTAGGGTATCATTTATTGGTAGCCGGTGCATAACCTAATATTGTGGTCCTAATCAGATACTATTTTAAACGGAAGAGTGGTACCTCTGAGTTTGCAATTATAACGTTCTTTCCAATTCTAGCATTTTTGTCAATAATGCAGTCCCTGCATATGCAAGAAGTGAGGATCAGCACCAAGAGAAAATAAACACTTTATTcgctttaaaaaaaaaactatcaatttatacaaattaaAAGTTAATGGCTTTTCAGAATTTTGTTTAAATTAacaattatatatgtatatatatgaaaaTGAGAGCTGGAATTTGTACTTAATCTTTGTATTTTCTCCTATTCCTACGGGAACTTTTCCCTCAGCTAACAATTTTGCCACCTCAGCCTCAGTTTCGAAATAATCAGCACCTAGCATTACTGTATCCTGCATATATAAATGTGTAACAGAAAGCTGTATGAGAACACTAAATACACACATCAAAATATGAGAAAAGAGTATGTGTGttaatgaacaaggaatgtatcTATGTATGTATGTACATGCTTAGTTAAAAAGAATTAGTGCACCAACCTTTAAGTGAACATTTGAGTTTATTCTGGATCTGATTCCAACTACGCTATGCTCTATAAAGGAATTGGTCAAGAAGCATCCATGTGATACTATTGAGTCAACAATCTGCATAAGGAATAACAATGTTTTAGTCTAATTAAACAATCGAACACACACTTAAGCCAGTGATATATATGACTTTTGATACTTAGTTATTAAAATACTACCAAgttagtattatttttttttctatactaACCTTGCTATTGTCAATATTTGATGGTGGTAAGTTTCTCCTTGATGTATACATTGGTTTTCCTGCTTCGTAAAAGCTAAACCTGGATGGCTGAATTTACAAATGTAAGGTGACTGATCTTAAATCCTAATCAATGGAAATTAGGAAATGAAGTATTTTTGGTAGGAAACAAAAATATAATTGTAAAAATTCTTACATTTTCGGTGAGGGCTAAATTTGCCTCAAAGAATGACTTGATTGTCCCTATATCCTCCCAATAGTCATTGAAGAGAAAAGCCTGCAAACATATAAGTTATTGCTTTAAGAATTTGTAACATTAGAATAGAGACATGCACATTTTGGCTCTGTCCAATGAAGAGTTGTTTAATCATAGTTACTAGAAAGTTAGGTTCACGGTTGGTTCTGGTATTGGTATGCATTCGTTATTTTCTATGATTGGATTACGAGTATTTATTTGGAGATAATTCAATCAGTTAGGTTCATGGTACATAGATGGAGAAGCAGAGGAACCATGTGTATAATACTTTATTACTAATAGTGAAACCATAAGCAATAATGAATTTTCAGACATACCTTAATGCAACACTCACTAGCACAAGCATGAATTACTTCTGATCCAAAGTCATTTGCAGTTGGAAAGCGCCATCTGAATGAAATAAagtttgttaaaattaattagcATGCTATATTTGAAACAAGCAATTTATTGTCATGTTATATGTCATTATTGAACTTCACATTACAAGATATAAGTTAAAATTAGCAGTACCTTAATAGATTAAGAAGTAAGTCCTTCTTGAACACATACACTCCCATGGAAGCAATGTATGGTTTCTTTTCAGCCTCTTCCCGTGAAAGTCCCAAGAGTGTTGTATCTACTTGCTAAATTATGTAGCAGCATTAGAGGGAACCAATATCCTGAAACTTGATATTAACAAGCATGAGTTGTGCTTTTTACCATTGCTTTCAGGTCTTCTCCTTTAGGCTTCTCACTGAATGAAATCACCCTTCCTTTTTTGTCTGTCTTCATTAGACCAAAATCTGAGGCACGGCTACATGAACACACCATAGGATTTTATTATAGTATTTAAAGGGGAAAGAATTATGAATAGACATGACGAAAAGAAAAGCACACAGTTGATTCAACTGCATGGGCAGCAACAAAAGCTCAGTGTTATTATcttgataaaataaaatatggccCAATGGTATGTTAACCTATTAGTTTACTACAGAAATGAGACTTTAAAAGTTTAGGCACTTGAGAGCAAACCAAAAAAAGGGGGAGAATCAGTGATCTTCCATAAAAGGATACTGCTATTTTATGATTCTACTTGGGTGTAAACTTGCACAGACTAATTACAATACTTGATTACCTAATTCACTATATATTAGCAAATAAAGATCTTTAACTTAAGGTAAGTTTTCATATTATGAGAAATAACTTCTGTATTCATTCTTTTTTCAAACCCTTAGCCAATTCACTCACTTCTACAGTTGGATTGAGTGGAAGCAGTGTACCTTTATAAAAAGCAAATGTATTGGAGAGGAaacctacctttcatcaactggAAGACAAGAAAGTGTGATATCAGCTTTGCTCTCCCGGTGAACCTGAAGTGTACAAAGAATATGAAGTCATTTTAATTCTTTAAAATACAAATTGAATTGGGAGTTGAAATCTTAGATACAATGATGCTGATGATGACTTACTTGAATCAAATCCATGTAGTTCATTCTATACAGGTGATCCCCGGAAAGAATCAATACATCCTCAATGTTCCTTGCTCTTGGATCCTACAACAAATAAACATTGTCATTAATTAAAAAATGGAACTAACAATACTCTGTATACCATATGTCAATAGAACAATATATATAGTACAATACAAAGTTTTATAGTCTCTGTCAACAAGCAAGCAATTAGACTATATGTGTTAAGATTAATACATAAAATAAAGGACATGATATGAAATAGCTTAGCACCTCAAATAGCCAATGGAACTGCCTTACAGCATCAGCAGTACCCTGAAACCAACTTTGACCCTCCTGGCCTGGAACTTGAGTGGCTGCAAGAACCTGAAAACAGAACAAGTGCTCCCTTCATTTGCTAATTAATCTATTAATTtgtttaaagagcataagataTTAAACACCCCCTGAGTAAATACACGCAATACAATAGGTGTCTAATTAACTCATCATATACCTCGACATAGCCATCTCCAAAGGTGAGTACTCCACCAGGGCTATAAGAACGTGAAATGTGCCTGTTTAGCGAGCATGAGTTAAATTGAGTCAGAATGTATATCTTGTTGATCCCACTGTTTATGCAGTTGCTCATTGGCACATCAATCAGCCTGTATGCACCTCCAATCGGAacctatcatcatcatcatagcaATTATCAACAACATTAACATTATGCATTTTATTAATTCAAGTACGTTTcactaaaaaaaaatgaaataagggTATGTACTAGAAAATAGAAATGCTGAAAAAGAGAGATATATCTACAGCAGGTTTGGCGCGGCGCTTTGTGAGAGGGAAGAGACGAGTTCCAGCTCCTCCACCAAGTATAATTGCCAAAACTGTCTTCGGGTCCTTGCTCTCGTAATCTAGTTCCTTCAACTGCATTAATTCCCCATTTTATCTCTTAACATAATGTATAGAAATTAAAGCAATCAACCAATATTATGTATGAACTGCTAATTAACACGGTGCATATAATTTAACATTAGCTAGTAAATAGTTATAGCGAGTATCTCAGTgaagctttttctctcttttaaccTCAACAAGATTCCAATCTTAACGACATTTTCAACTTTAATTAACAGTTAACAATAACGGGCGAAAGTTTTCTAAATGAACAATTCATGCAAATTAAATGACCTAGGATAGCCTGGAATGACGTTATGATATTCCCTTATTGTAATGGTAATAAGAATTGAAGAAATGATGAAGCTAACCTGAGCCTCCACCTCACTGATAACAGACACGATTTTACCGTTGACCCTGgaaattttattgttattatcatCATTATTACAACGACGTCGTGGTTGATGAAGCTCAAGTCGTTTCAGCTTCTTCCCAGCCATGAATTCTCCGTTGGAAAACTTCAAGAAGTCTAGGTTCCTCCTACCACTGGCTCCGGCGGTGGCTCCACGTGACAGAGAAgcaaaggaagagaatgaaatCCGGCCGCTGCCGGAGGCTGCCATTATTGCGTTTTTGGTTGATCGATCACCACTGCTAGAAGGAGAAATTAGGAACTTCAATGATAAATGTGTGTGTAATGCACTAATGCTATTAATATCTTGGATCTTCTTGAATAATTCAAGTCCCTCTTAGAGTGTGTGAAATAGAGAGAATTCAGCCATGCTATCCTAAACGCAATTGCATCCATCTATTCTGTGACATCCAAGCGCGCGCACCTTTCATTTTGATCCAATGACACTTAGGTCCCTATGGAATTGTTCTTGGATAATGGCAAAACGGGTATTGCATTCATCAATTGTCAACTAACACGTGTACGTACCGAAGGCGGGAAAATTGAACAACCTAACAAACTACTAACTAATTTCAGTTACAGCTCGTCCTCGTCATCATGGTGATGCGCGCTACTTTTGTTGAATTTATGACATATAACAGTCATGTGAAATTGTCAACATAATCACCAAATTGGTTATTggtgaagaaaaatgaaaaatgaaaaatgaaataagAATTGTGACGTGTCATTCTTTCGCATTGGTGACGATACCATATATAATAAGAGGAATGTTAGGGGCAGcaattttggtattttgtaattatcaattggctattaatagtatttttaattgtgtgagattacatctaatggtaagagatcactcacttttgttttgatggttaagtctTAAGTGCTGGccataaaacacaaaagttgctggacttttttatataataataaattaataatagtcACGTGCCGTGGGAATACACTCGTTCTAAATTGTGATTTTGTTCACCTTCCCTAATTAAGTTGCAGTAACAACTTGTTAATAAGTCTGAAAATTGAAAAGTATACGATAGGGTCCCCTGGTGCATGTGAGCGGTCACAATTCAGTTCTCAAATTGTCCTTATTTAACCAAGTTGTATAACACTAGAGAACTAATAGAGAATAATTTATTCatgtataataataaatataaaattaattaaacagCATGCAATGGTGGTGTTGTTCAGAGTGTCGTTTTTTGAAGAGCATGATTGCATGAAAGGAAGTGAG is a window encoding:
- the LOC107638604 gene encoding peroxiredoxin-2F, mitochondrial, which codes for MAWVVAKRAAAASSSSAMKSVSAAAAIWMRSYAKVALGTDIVSAAPNVSLQKARTWDEGVSSKFSTTPLNHIFKDKKVVIFGLPGAYTGVCSNKHVPGYKENIDKFKAKGIDSVICVAVNDPYTLNAWAEKLQANNAIEFYGDFDGSFHKSLDLVTDLSSALLGTRSKRWSAYVVDGKVKALNVEEAPSDVKVSGADTILGQI
- the LOC107638605 gene encoding E3 ubiquitin-protein ligase RHF1A; the encoded protein is MENFTLSWSSSSSSTSPPSSSHIAGAAFDDYSEDFCSICLEPFGINDPSTITSCKHEYHLHCILEWSERSRECPICLQLLSFIDPSSQELLAAVEAEKCSRSRNIYPSSLTSSHIPHEQLNYDYGDSYSDESDIDDQIMQHLVAASSRSRFLHRRERQRSSSAGPSEVFVSNPPVHVPAVRPILTISPTGSSSPTSGVPSTVHIQPPTSAFPPVVGEVAGITTAENDVPFKPRVLYTQSPSESGRRLNTPEMFSIPESFRSKFSAASARYKESITKSTRGLKEKLIAHNASVKELSKGVQREMNAGIAGVARMIERLDLSSKRSNFPPTPVGTGGSSGSPVKGKSVDEDDIDTGRSPSIYTENVVQNVSSDAPSVPGMVVGRVVAGRVEIHHCVQSGKDAAVRT
- the LOC107638606 gene encoding glucose-1-phosphate adenylyltransferase large subunit 1, chloroplastic isoform X2, encoding MAASGSGRISFSSFASLSRGATAGASGRRNLDFLKFSNGEFMAGKKLKRLELHQPRRRCNNDDNNNKISRVNGKIVSVISEVEAQLKELDYESKDPKTVLAIILGGGAGTRLFPLTKRRAKPAVPIGGAYRLIDVPMSNCINSGINKIYILTQFNSCSLNRHISRSYSPGGVLTFGDGYVEVLAATQVPGQEGQSWFQGTADAVRQFHWLFEDPRARNIEDVLILSGDHLYRMNYMDLIQVHRESKADITLSCLPVDESRASDFGLMKTDKKGRVISFSEKPKGEDLKAMQVDTTLLGLSREEAEKKPYIASMGVYVFKKDLLLNLLRWRFPTANDFGSEVIHACASECCIKIVDSIVSHGCFLTNSFIEHSVVGIRSRINSNVHLKDTVMLGADYFETEAEVAKLLAEGKVPVGIGENTKIKDCIIDKNARIGKNVIIANSEGVQEADRSSEGFYIRSGITIVSKNSVIKDGFMI
- the LOC107638606 gene encoding glucose-1-phosphate adenylyltransferase large subunit isoform X1 — translated: MAASGSGRISFSSFASLSRGATAGASGRRNLDFLKFSNGEFMAGKKLKRLELHQPRRRCNNDDNNNKISRVNGKIVSVISEVEAQLKELDYESKDPKTVLAIILGGGAGTRLFPLTKRRAKPAVPIGGAYRLIDVPMSNCINSGINKIYILTQFNSCSLNRHISRSYSPGGVLTFGDGYVEVLAATQVPGQEGQSWFQGTADAVRQFHWLFEDPRARNIEDVLILSGDHLYRMNYMDLIQVHRESKADITLSCLPVDESRASDFGLMKTDKKGRVISFSEKPKGEDLKAMQVDTTLLGLSREEAEKKPYIASMGVYVFKKDLLLNLLRWRFPTANDFGSEVIHACASECCIKAFLFNDYWEDIGTIKSFFEANLALTENPSRFSFYEAGKPMYTSRRNLPPSNIDNSKIVDSIVSHGCFLTNSFIEHSVVGIRSRINSNVHLKDTVMLGADYFETEAEVAKLLAEGKVPVGIGENTKIKDCIIDKNARIGKNVIIANSEGVQEADRSSEGFYIRSGITIVSKNSVIKDGFMI